The region AGACAAAGACTCCCCATACAATGGCCCTACGTGCTCTATCAGCGTCGCTGCTACAAGTGCATACTCTGTCCGTTTGTTCAACGTTTGGACAAATTTGTCAACTAGGTGGTGGAGTTGTTCAAAATCAGGCGCAAACCCATGTACTGCTTGAATGAGAGATTCCGTGCTAATGCTGCTAAGTTGCGTCGTGTCACTTACCCAACTGCGTTGACAAATGTAATAAAGCAATTTCTTAATTCGTAACGCATCGCTGTGGCGGTCCAACTTCTGAGCAATATGCCGATAAAGCTGCTGGTGTTCTGGAGTGGCGGGTTGTAGGGAAGGGACTGAAGTTCCTGGATAGGCAGGTGATTCAATATTGGCAGTTCCAACTGGAAGTGGTTTTCCACCGAAGTAAAATGAGGAAACCGTGGATAAAATTTCATCTGCAACTAAGGAGTACTCCACTTGCTTGCTCAGGTTCGCAACCGCAGAACGTAGCAGTTCTTTCAATTGCTCATAGCTGGAAGCCATCCCCAGAAATTCCTGCACTGCTCCCCGTAAGTGCAATTTCATCAGTTTTGCTTCATCAGTTTCCCAGCGATGTTTGCAAACATAAAACATCAGTTTGCGGATGCGGGAGAAATTAGGACTGCGTTCGAGCTGGCGCGCAGCTTCCAGGTAGGGATCGTTTTTAGAGAGTTCTTGATCCAGCAACACTCGATAGGCTGGTACCACTTCCCGAATATTCTTGAGATCACGCGGACCAAGATACTCTGTAACGAGTTGCAACCCATGTTTGACAACGTCATAAACCGTTTGAGAAATACAAATTCCACCGGGATCGGCTTCAGTTTGTAACCGGGCGGCAATATTAACCCCATTGCCCATGACATCAGTTTTGGTGATGTACATATCCGCCAGATGGATGCCAATTCGGTGTAGCAAGGCATCACTGGGGGGCAGGGTTGCAATGGCTTCAGCGATCGCCCGCTGAATTGCGATCGCGCACTCCACCGCCTTAACTGCACTAGAGAAACACATCAACAGTCCATCACCTGTTGTTTTCAAAACTCGCCCTTCATACTGCTTACACACCTTTTGCATGAGCTTTAAATCACGCCGGATCAAGTCAAGTGTATGTTCCTCATTCACCGACATCCGGGCACTAAACCCCACACAGTCCGTAAACACTACCGTGGCGAGTGTACGTTGTCCCTTTAATTCTGATGTCAGCATCTCGTTATCCATAAGGAGCATCACCGGCAAACAGAGATCAGGTTACTTGCAGAGGTGCGGTAGAGAGCAGGATTAATAAAAAGGACTCCTTTCTGCGTCAAAATGCCAGATAACCGATATTTTTGTGTGTAATTTATCACATCGTCCTAGGCGGCTATGCTGTTGAGAATGAGTCAGGAGGCAGGTTTAGGCTAACTTAGATTGGTTGTGAATTCAAATCTAAACTGGGAAACAGGGGATTCGGTTTCTTTTATAGAGTGCCCTGATCTGCAAGGGTTCACACAGAATCGGTAAAACTCACCCGCTAATACAAGGATTGTCAGTAACATAAGAGCGACCTCTGTGTAAATTGAAGGATAGAGAAGCACGAATCTATACCTCCACTCCAGAACCTTCTTGATCTTGACTCTCTTAAGGTGCGGAGAGTTGTCAAGCAGTTGTAAAGATGTCATGTTTTTTGAATGGATTTATGCAAATTTAATAAAACGCCTACAGTGTGCCATGAGCCAGTTAGTTCATACAAGCTGTATCTAGCCACTAACCAAAGTGGGTACTCTTAGTGTAGAAATCGAGAATATCAATTGATAGGGGAAACTCTATGCTGAGATTAATGCAATACCCTTTCAAAACCCCAAAACCGTTAACTGTACTAATGACTGGTAAAACGCAGCTTGCAGGCTAGTAATAAGTTTTAGTTTCTGAATTTGATTAAGCAGGCGATCGCGAAAAATTAGCATTGAGCTTTTCACAACGGTGTGCATCTCTGGAGTAGGTTATGCTTTTCGAGTTTCTTAGTTTATCTTCCTGGAAAGCATCACCAGGCTGTGTAGGTAGTGAAGAGATAGGTGTCGTAAAGCACATCTAAATCCTCTTCTAACGAAGTTCTAAGTCAAAAAAAACCTACATAGCACCAGTTTTGTCTATATCCGCGATGATGGAAATCCTATACCTTATTGGAGTCATGACCCGAATATTCAGGTTGGGCTGCTAAACACCGATGGATGCTTCAATTCTGTTGGTCGGAGGTGATGACTTTCTCTCAACACTTCTGGATCGAATCCACAATTTAGTGAACTGTACAACTGAGGTTGCATGCAGCCCCAGCGAAGCGGTGCCACTTATCCAGGCGCAACAACCTGATCTCATGATCTTGCAAGGAAATCAGCCTGGTGGTTTAGAACTTTGCTACGAAATCAAAGAGCAGGCAAAACTTGCCTGGATTTATTGCATTCTGTTGGATATTCCTAACCAAAAACTGGCGGAGGTTTGGCAGGAATATGATTGGGAAGTTGAGTCTAAAACAGAAGCTCTAGAGAGCGGTGCGGATGCTTATTTATGGTTACCCCAGCACGATCCCTATGGCAAAGAATTAGGAAAAGAGGTGTTAGCCAAGCAAGACCGACTTTTGCGATCGCAAATTGTTGCAGGGTTGCGCACCGTCAAAAATCATCGGGAACTGATGCGAACTAATGATATCCTTTCAGCGATTGCCCTATCAGACCCGCTTACAGAACTCAACAACCGACGTGCACTGGATTGGGAACTTCCACGCCAGATTCAGAATGCTCGTAATCGGGCGGAGACTCTGAGCCTGGTAATGCTGGATGTAGATTACTTTAAGCGCATTAATGACACCTATGGGCATCCTGTTGGCGATCGCGCCCTGCAACTTGTAGCCAGTCGCCTACGTCACAACCTGCGCTTCCGAGATACCCTGTTCCGCTACGGCGGCGAAGAATTTGTGATTATTTTGAGCAATACAGATCAACATGAAGCCCTGGTGGTATCGCGTCGCCTCTGCCGCCTGATTAGCGAACAAGTTTTCAATATTGAAGAAGGACTGGATTTAAACATCACTATTAGTGCTGGAACGGCAACCCTTGAACCACACGACGACCCCAAAGGACTGAGCCTGCTACGACGAGCCGACCAAAATTTGTTGCGGGCTAAATCGTCCGGACGCAATCGGGTAGTAGGGGGGGCAGAGGCGAATCCAGATAAGGATAGTAACTTGGGACAATAGGAAAAGGCAGAGGCAGAAGGATTGTAGAGTGTTTTGAGATCCTGGATTCAAGGAATCAGAAGCCAGAAGTCAGGAGATAGTAGCAGAAGATTAACTAGCCTGCCGTTGAACCTGAATGCCTCGTTCTGCAAGGGTTTGCTTAAACAGGGGTGTGGGAAGGGCTTGTTCCACTACCCAAACGCCTGGTTTATGAAGCTGCCCAGATAGCAAGAGTTGAGCCACACTGCCAGTCCCGCACGCTGCCGCGATCGCGGTATTTTCGTGAACCAAGGTGGAGCAAGAGCGGGCAGGCTGTCCATCTTTTTGACCAGTCACTTCTGAGCGAATCGCCACGCCAATGCCACTGATATGGTCAGTCACATCAGTCATGAAGTGGCTAACGCGCGCGAGAAATTCAATCACGGGCTTTTGTTTTAGCATCCAAGGGTGCCACCAGTGCGCCACACTCCAGGTTAAATAGTTATAGAAGTCAGGAATCGTGCCAAATTTGGTAATTACTGTTTTAACCGGGAAGGAGTTGGGTAGGGTAAAAGTTTCAGGCATATCGAACCAGTACACGCCTGTTCGTCCATAGGGGGCTGGGAACTCAACAAGTTCGCGATCGCTGTAGGGTTTTATGGTCTGCCACTGCCCATCAATCCAGGCTTGAAAGGGTTTTTGTAATCCTAAAAAGGTGGTTCGCATGACAGTAATGCCTGCACCGCCCGACCCCGCCACTACATAGCTGAGGTGAATGCGATCAGCTTCATCCAGTTGTTCCACATCCTGCAACACCATACTGTTAGAAATCCCTGGAAAGATACCAGTGTTGACGATGGCAGTGACACCCGCATTGGTCGCCATTTCAGCATAGTCCATTGCTTTTCGAGTAAAGGACGAATGATCGCTGATGTCTACATAGTTCACGCCACTTTCAATGCAGGTTTGGAGAACTGTGGCATCTCGATAATGAAACGGACCAGCACAGTGAATTACCAGATCTGAGCCGGAGATTGCGCTTCTCAAATTCTCACGATCACCCAAATCTAAATTCAAGAACGTTACACGTGCACCGAGGCGATCACGAACGTTTATCCCTGTTGAAATTGTTCGACCTGTGATCACAATATCTGCCTGGGTATGTGCCAGCAAGTCGGCTGCTACACTGCTGCCAATCCGACCACTCCCCCCCAAAATCAACACGTGTTTTGCCATGAGAACTCTCAACCCAAACCTACACTCTTTGACGGTGCCCTGAAGATGGCAGTTCAGAACTAAAACCCAAAGATTCTTAACACCTCACTGTTAGGGATTGGATATTAGAGCCTGTGACAGTCAGCATCCAGAATGACAAGTTTGCTTAAAAATCACCCTAATAAGGACTGGAATACCGCTTTGACGGCTGCCCCTACATCGTGTAAACGATGGGTAAATGGGTGCTGAGTCTGCAAAAAGACACGGGCACAGTTGCGACCAGGCATTCCCGAAATGGAACCACCAGGATGGGTTCCAGCTCCAGTCAAAAACAGCCCGTCGATGGGAGTTTTGTAATTGGCTATTTCGGGTAAAGGACGGAAGAACACCATCTGTTCTAGGGTCATATCGATGTGGTAATAGTTGCCCTTAAGCACTCCCAGTCGTTCGCTCAATTCTGCCGGACTTTCAACTCGGCGGGCAATGGTGGCAGTTTTGACGTTGGGTGCATATTCTGCCAGTTTGTCGATTATGCGATCGCCAACTTTGTGCTTTAGCTCATCCGTCCAACCCGTGCCGTTATATCCAGTGCCTTCCAATCCGGCAATCTGATAAGGGGCGAAGAATTCAATCCAGACAGTGTGCATTCCTTTAGGAGCCATTGTGGGGTCAAGCATCGTAGGCTGAACCACATACAAAGATGGATCAGCATCGGGAATGCGACCCAACATCGGATCGGCATGGGCAATTTCCACATGGCGCACGGAGTCGGCAATGAGCACAGAGCCGATCAGGTACTCATCCCGATGGTTGTGATGCACAAAGCGCAATGGTTCTGACATTGCCAGATCCATTTTCAGGATAGTTTCGTTGTTATTAACAATGCGACGTTCCAGGCGATCGCGCAGGTTAGGGTCAGCATCGTTCACATCTGCCGCATCCATCAAATGCAGAAATAACCGCTGGGCATCGATGTTGGAAATCACGCCTTTGGTAGCACGGTACTCGGTGCCGTTGGTAGCTCTCACACCCACCGCCCGCCCATCGTCAATCAACACCTGCTTCACAGGCTGATCGGCCAAAATCCTGCCACCCTTGGCTTTGACCAAATTCACCAATGCCTGGGTCAGGGCACCTGTGCCGCCTTTGGGTCGTGCCATTCCCGGTTCGTGCCGCAGTGCCATCATGATCGTGCCAATGCCAAGATTTTTTTGGGAGGGCGGAACGCCCATTTCAGCAGCGAGTCGTGCTAGCGGAGCTTTAATGATTTCCGAGTCAAACCATTCATTGAGCAGGTCTTCTGCACTGGAAAGCATAGTGCGAACAAAGTCCATTGCCTTATGAGTACCACCTACCACCGACAGTAGATCTTTGAGCTTAGCGGGGTTAAAGTTTCCGGCGATATCCAGCAGCGATCGCGGCGGTGCATTGAATATAGGACTCATTGCCCGGATAGTGCGTAGCCAGTAGTCCGTGAATTCCGCATACTTTTTGGCATCGCGAGGACTGAATTG is a window of Leptolyngbyaceae cyanobacterium JSC-12 DNA encoding:
- a CDS encoding diguanylate cyclase (GGDEF) domain-containing protein (IMG reference gene:2510095914~PFAM: GGDEF domain~TIGRFAM: diguanylate cyclase (GGDEF) domain) — encoded protein: MDASILLVGGDDFLSTLLDRIHNLVNCTTEVACSPSEAVPLIQAQQPDLMILQGNQPGGLELCYEIKEQAKLAWIYCILLDIPNQKLAEVWQEYDWEVESKTEALESGADAYLWLPQHDPYGKELGKEVLAKQDRLLRSQIVAGLRTVKNHRELMRTNDILSAIALSDPLTELNNRRALDWELPRQIQNARNRAETLSLVMLDVDYFKRINDTYGHPVGDRALQLVASRLRHNLRFRDTLFRYGGEEFVIILSNTDQHEALVVSRRLCRLISEQVFNIEEGLDLNITISAGTATLEPHDDPKGLSLLRRADQNLLRAKSSGRNRVVGGAEANPDKDSNLGQ
- a CDS encoding family 3 adenylate cyclase (IMG reference gene:2510095913~PFAM: Adenylate and Guanylate cyclase catalytic domain), producing the protein MLTSELKGQRTLATVVFTDCVGFSARMSVNEEHTLDLIRRDLKLMQKVCKQYEGRVLKTTGDGLLMCFSSAVKAVECAIAIQRAIAEAIATLPPSDALLHRIGIHLADMYITKTDVMGNGVNIAARLQTEADPGGICISQTVYDVVKHGLQLVTEYLGPRDLKNIREVVPAYRVLLDQELSKNDPYLEAARQLERSPNFSRIRKLMFYVCKHRWETDEAKLMKLHLRGAVQEFLGMASSYEQLKELLRSAVANLSKQVEYSLVADEILSTVSSFYFGGKPLPVGTANIESPAYPGTSVPSLQPATPEHQQLYRHIAQKLDRHSDALRIKKLLYYICQRSWVSDTTQLSSISTESLIQAVHGFAPDFEQLHHLVDKFVQTLNKRTEYALVAATLIEHVGPLYGESLSEVSTAVPDALTSGMVLNPSDVDGVLPSSDKTSLYHAIAARLDQDPQILRIKKLMIFVCQSQWISDSALLAGFSTAGLVEELHTLAPSAERLHQALMSIVKSLSKPAEYHAIANLLMQKLRPLYQVPSQSQPQAAPLDSSLQPSPANTPTQSESGTVQPSRDAPTPNLQDDINKAQPGDRLPINLFDVRLAIQKYTNPLRAKILAFSALHSEFTFSEQDWFSLKSHELDELLRGLLKACRSYTDLEHLLYSTARRLKDPEDLIQAADTVTKFLRIFYLHGSPSFTASLVPDETKISLDDFEEATRGLASLEDEFDHTCQLVSSTPGLNNSMNQPPDLGSSTCLLPTTEQGSISGE
- a CDS encoding phytoene dehydrogenase-like oxidoreductase (IMG reference gene:2510095916~PFAM: FAD dependent oxidoreductase), translating into MEHYDVVIIGAGHNGLVCAAYLLKAGYSVLLLEKRPVPGGAATTEEVLPEEAPGFKFNLCAIDHEFIHLGPVVEELELTRYGLEYLFCDPVVFCPHPDGRYFLGHRSLEQTCAEIAQFSPRDAKKYAEFTDYWLRTIRAMSPIFNAPPRSLLDIAGNFNPAKLKDLLSVVGGTHKAMDFVRTMLSSAEDLLNEWFDSEIIKAPLARLAAEMGVPPSQKNLGIGTIMMALRHEPGMARPKGGTGALTQALVNLVKAKGGRILADQPVKQVLIDDGRAVGVRATNGTEYRATKGVISNIDAQRLFLHLMDAADVNDADPNLRDRLERRIVNNNETILKMDLAMSEPLRFVHHNHRDEYLIGSVLIADSVRHVEIAHADPMLGRIPDADPSLYVVQPTMLDPTMAPKGMHTVWIEFFAPYQIAGLEGTGYNGTGWTDELKHKVGDRIIDKLAEYAPNVKTATIARRVESPAELSERLGVLKGNYYHIDMTLEQMVFFRPLPEIANYKTPIDGLFLTGAGTHPGGSISGMPGRNCARVFLQTQHPFTHRLHDVGAAVKAVFQSLLG
- a CDS encoding saccharopine dehydrogenase-like oxidoreductase (IMG reference gene:2510095915~PFAM: Saccharopine dehydrogenase); the protein is MAKHVLILGGSGRIGSSVAADLLAHTQADIVITGRTISTGINVRDRLGARVTFLNLDLGDRENLRSAISGSDLVIHCAGPFHYRDATVLQTCIESGVNYVDISDHSSFTRKAMDYAEMATNAGVTAIVNTGIFPGISNSMVLQDVEQLDEADRIHLSYVVAGSGGAGITVMRTTFLGLQKPFQAWIDGQWQTIKPYSDRELVEFPAPYGRTGVYWFDMPETFTLPNSFPVKTVITKFGTIPDFYNYLTWSVAHWWHPWMLKQKPVIEFLARVSHFMTDVTDHISGIGVAIRSEVTGQKDGQPARSCSTLVHENTAIAAACGTGSVAQLLLSGQLHKPGVWVVEQALPTPLFKQTLAERGIQVQRQAS